The following coding sequences lie in one Epinephelus moara isolate mb chromosome 17, YSFRI_EMoa_1.0, whole genome shotgun sequence genomic window:
- the syt4 gene encoding synaptotagmin-4 → MAPMLEDGAQLVAVPVGVAVVSVFGLVFTVSAFAWICCQRKNTKSQKTPPYKFVHMLKGVDIYPESLSGKKKFAAPATTTSNDTSKTDVNGNCHTVSPMSPSGTGKLTASPNGSRPALHLDLEKRDLNGNFTTKPFHHHHQKVRSSPDLELPSPHAGFTQPGVMDRRDLPSPSSTLSSQAPTPAVDKPQGEEREGGLGTLHFSLEYQPERKAFIVHIKEAHGLTPTDEQSLTSDPYIKLTLLPEKKHRVKTRVLRKTLDPAFDETFSFYGIPLARVSELALHFMVLSFDRFSRDEVIGETLVPLSGIDLSEGRVLMSREIIKKNVKKSSGRGELLLSLCYQSTTNTLTVVVLKARHLPKTENNGPTDPYVKVNMYHGKKRVCKKKTHVKKCSPNPVFNELFVFDLPSDEGLRDTSVELLLMDSDTGNSRCPNTVLGRLVLGTSAAGTPGEHWREICDHPRRQIAKWHALSED, encoded by the exons ATGGCTCCAATGCTGGAGGACGGAGCTCAGCTCG TGGCAGTGCCAGTAGGTGTTGCTGTGGTGAGTGTCTTCGGCCTTGTCTTCACTGTGTCAGCCTTTGCATGGATCTGTTGCCAGCGCAAGAACACCAAATCCCAGAAGACACCTCCCTACAAGTTTGTGCACATGCTCAAAGGGGTCGACATCTACCCGGAGAGCCTCAGCGGCAAGAAGAAGTTTGCTGCTCCTGCCACCACGACAAGTAACGACACCAGTAAAACTGATGTTAATGGAAACTGCCACACTGTGTCACCAATGAGTCCATCTGGCACCGGTAAACTGACGGCAAGCCCAAATGGTTCCAGACCGGCTCTACATCTGGATCTGGAGAAACGGGATCTGAATGGCAACTTCACCACCAAACCAtttcatcaccaccaccagaaGGTGCGCAGCTCCCCGGACCTGGAGCTGCCTTCTCCCCATGCAGGGTTCACTCAACCTGGGGTGATGGACCGCCGTGACCTCCCTTCACCATCCAGCACCCTCTCCAGCCAGGCGCCCACTCCCGCTGTGGACAAGCCCCAGGGAGAAGAAAGGGAGGGCGGGCTAGGAACCCTCCACTTCTCCCTGGAGTACCAGCCAGAGAGGAAGGCATTCATTGTCCATATCAAG GAAGCCCATGGCCTGACCCCAACTGATGAACAGtcgctgacctctgacccttaCATCAAACTGACCCTGCTTCCAGAGAAAAAGCACCGAGTGAAGACCAGAGTCCTGAGGAAGACTCTGGACCCTGCCTTTGACGAAACCTTCAGCTTCTACGGGATCCCGCTGGCCCGAGTGTCAGAGCTGGCCCTTCACTTCATGGTGCTGAGCTTTGATAGGTTCTCACGTGATGAGGTCATCGGAGAGACCCTCGTACCCTTGTCTGGGATCGACTTATCGGAAGGGCGTGTCCTGATGAGCCGAGAGATCATCAAGAAGAATGTCAAG AAGTCCTCAGGCCGAGGAGAATTGCTGCTCTCCCTGTGTTACCAGTCCACCACCAACACTCTGACTGTGGTCGTCCTAAAAGCCCGCCACCTGCCCAAGACTGAAAACAATGGACCTACAG ATCCGTACGTCAAGGTGAACATGTACCATGGGAAGAAGCGTGTTTGCAAGAAAAAGACCCACGTGAAGAAGTGCTCCCCCAACCCGGTCTTCAATGAGCTCTTTGTCTTTGATCTGCCCTCTGACGAGGGGCTGAGGGACACCAGcgtggagctgctgctgatggaCTCAGACACAGGCAACTCACGCTGCCCCAATACTGTCCTCGGGCGCCTGGTGCTGGGCACATCAGCGGCGGGCACGCCTGGCGAGCACTGGAGGGAGATCTGCGACCACCCGCGTCGCCAGATTGCCAAGTGGCACGCTTTGTCAGAGGATTAG